From a region of the Oryza sativa Japonica Group chromosome 6, ASM3414082v1 genome:
- the LOC107278286 gene encoding lipid transfer protein EARLI 1 gives MAASVKMAGVACVLVVGVLWLSAGQSAACDGHPCPTPAGKCPINTVKLGVCADVLDGLIHASTPPKEPCCPLIAGLADLDAAVCVCLAINANLLGLNLDVPVDLSLLLNYCGCKLPAGFKCA, from the coding sequence ATGGCTGCATCAGTGAAGATGGCCGGCGTGGCGTGCGTGTTGGTGGTGGGCGTGCTGTGGCTGAGCGCCGGGCAGTCGGCGGCGTGCGACGGGCACCCATGCCCGACGCCGGCGGGGAAGTGCCCGATAAACACGGTGAAGCTGGGGGTGTGCGCCGACGTGCTGGACGGGCTCATCCACGCGTCCACGCCGCCCAAGGAGCCCTGCTGCCCGCTCATCGCCGGCCTTGCCGACCTGGACGCCGCCGTCTGCGTCTGCCTCGCCATCAACGCCAACCTTCTCGGCCTCAACCTCGACGTCCCCGTcgacctctccctcctcctcaacTACTGCGGCTGCAAGCTCCCTGCTGGCTTCAAGTGTGCCTAA
- the LOC4339856 gene encoding L-lactate dehydrogenase B, giving the protein MKKASSLSELGFDADGPSFFRHLTLTDGDDGTLPRRRLIKISVIGAGNVGMAIAQTILTQDLADEIVLIDAVADKVRGEMLDLQHAAAFLPRVNIVSGTEVSLTRSSDLVIVTAGARQIPGETRLNLLQRNVSLFRKIVPAAAEASPESVLVIVSNPVDVLTYVAWKLSGFPASRVIGSGTNLDSSRFRFLLAEHLEVSAQDVQAYMVGEHGDSSVALWSSISVGGMPVLAHLQKNHRSAATAKKFDEAALEGIRRAVVGSAYEVIKLKGYTSWAIGYSVASIAWSLLRDQRRIHPVSVLAKGLVRGVPADRELFLSLPARLGRAGVLGVAAELVLTDEEERRLRISAETLWGYCHALGL; this is encoded by the coding sequence ATGAAGAAGGCGTCGTCGCTGTCTGAGCTGGGGTTCGACGCCGATGGCCCGTCATTCTTCCGGCACCTGACGCTGaccgatggcgacgacggcacGCTGCCCCGGCGGCGGCTGATCAAGATCTCGGTGATCGGCGCGGGCAACGTGGGCATGGCCATCGCGCAGACGATCCTGACGCAGGACCTCGCCGACGAGATCGTGCTGATCGACGCGGTGGCGGACAAGGTGCGGGGCGAGATGCTGGACCTGCAGCACGCGGCGGCGTTCCTCCCCCGCGTGAACATCGTGTCCGGCACGGAGGTGTCGCTGACGAGGAGCTCGGACCTGGTGATCGTGACGGCGGGGGCTCGGCAGATCCCGGGGGAGACGCGGCTGAACCTGCTGCAGCGGAACGTGTCGCTGTTCCGGAAGatcgtgccggcggcggcggaggcgtcgcCGGAGTCGGTGCTGGTGATCGTGTCGAACCCGGTGGACGTGCTGACGTACGTGGCGTGGAAGCTGTCGGGGTTCCCGGCGAGCAGGGTGATCGGGTCGGGGACGAACCTGGACTCGTCTCGGTTCAGGTTCCTCCTCGCCGAGCACCTGGAGGTGAGCGCGCAGGACGTGCAGGCGTACATGGTGGGGGAGCACGGGGACAGCTCGGTGGCGCTGTGGTCGAGCATCAGCGTGGGGGGGATGCCGGTGCTGGCGCACCTGCAGAAGAACcaccggtcggcggcgacggcgaagaagTTCGACGAGGCGGCGCTGGAGGGGATCCGGCGGGCGGTGGTGGGGAGCGCGTACGAGGTGATCAAGCTCAAGGGGTACACGTCGTGGGCCATCGGCTACTCCGTCGCCAGCATCGCCTGGTCGCTGCTCCGTGACCAGCGCCGCATCCACCCGGTCTCCGTCCTCGCCAAGGGCCTTGTCCGTGGCGTCCCCGCCGACCGCGAGCTCTTCCTCAGCCTGCCCGCTCgcctcggccgcgccggcgtgcttggcgtcgccgccgagctggtgctcaccgacgaggaggagaggaggcttCGCATCTCCGCCGAAACCCTCTGGGGATACTGCCACGCCCTCGGcctctaa
- the LOC112936019 gene encoding vacuolar-processing enzyme: MAMGVLLLMLMLMHLQVGLGLGNGGLWQEFLRLPTENGGTKWALLIAGSKGYENYRHQADVCHAYQIMKKGGLKDQNIVVMMYDDIAYNPENPHKGVIINKPNGPNVYAGVPKDYNGNDVNKNNFLAVLLGKKSALTGAGSGKVISSGPNDHIFVYYSDHGSPGYVCMPSGGNLHANDLSQALKNKNAAGAYKNLVVYVEACESGSMFEGQLLPSNIGVYAMTASNATENSWATYCDTPEYNTCLGDLFSVAWMEDADARRPGDPETLGQLYDIVAKRTNLSHVSRYGDLSLSSQPVSLYYLPPGPGTSTASAVIDDEGRVGGVNQRDAGLVYLWRKYYEEKSVEAWERLLREMERRSRVDSSVDLIGDILLGDSSKKKLLHIRRPAGQPLVDDWDCLKSMVRTFEAHCGPLGQYGMKHTRAFANMCNAALDHNHMAKAASKACMHPPVITY; encoded by the exons ATGGCCATGGGTGTCCTcctgctgatgctgatgctgatgcaTCTGCAAGTTGGGCTGGGCCTCGGCAACGGCGGGCTGTGGCAGGAGTTCCTCCGGCTGCCGACGGAGAATGGGGGGACGAAGTGGGCGTTGCTCATCGCGGGGTCGAAGGGGTACGAAAACTACCGTCACCAGGCAGACGTGTGCCACGCGTACCAGATAATGAAGAAGGGAGGACTCAAGGACCAGAACATCGTGGTTATGATGTACGACGACATCGCCTATAACCCCGAGAATCCTCACAAGGGTGTCATCATCAACAAACCCAACGGTCCGAACGTCTACGCTGGAGTCCCAAAG GATTACAATGGGAATGACGTGAATAAGAACAACTTCCTGGCCGTGTTGCTGGGCAAGAAGTCGGCTctcaccggcgccggcagcgGCAAGGTCATCAGCAGCGGCCCCAACGACCATATCTTCGTCTATTACTCAGATCATGGCAGCCCCGGATACGTCT GCATGCcatcgggggggaacctgcacGCGAACGATCTTTCTCAAGCACTGAAGAATAAGAACGCGGCCGGCGCGTACAAGAACCTGGTGGTGTACGTGGAGGCGTGCGAGTCGGGTAGCATGTTCGAGGGCCAGCTTCTTCCGTCCAACATCGGCGTGTACGCGATGACGGCGTCGAACGCGACGGAGAACAGCTGGGCCACCTACTGCGACACGCCGGAGTACAACACCTGCCTCGGCGACCTCTTCAGCGTGGCCTGGATGGAGGACGCCGACGCGCGCCGCCCCGGCGATCCCGAGACGCTCGGCCAGCTGTACGACATCGTCGCGAAGCGCACCAACCTGTCACACGTCAGTCGGTACGGCGACCTAAGCCTCTCCTCCCAACCCGTCAGCCTCTACTACTTGCCCCCCGGCCCCGGCACCTCAACAGCTAGTGCCGTCATCGATGACGAaggccgcgtcggcggcgtgaACCAACGGGATGCGGGACTCGTCTACCTGTGGCGTAAGTACTACGAGGAGAAATCGGTGGAGGCATGGGAGCGCCTTCTCCGAGAAATGGAGAGGCGATCACGCGTCGACAGCAGCGTCGACCTCATCGGAGACATCCTCTTGGGCGACTCCTCCAAGAAGAAGCTCCTGCACATCCGGCGTCCGGCGGGGCAGCCGCTGGTTGACGACTGGGATTGCCTCAAGTCCATGGTGCGCACGTTCGAGGCTCACTGTGGCCCGCTGGGGCAGTATGGGATGAAGCACACACGCGCCTTCGCCAACATGTGCAACGCCGCCCTCGACCACAACCACATGG